A single genomic interval of Notolabrus celidotus isolate fNotCel1 chromosome 13, fNotCel1.pri, whole genome shotgun sequence harbors:
- the eif2b2 gene encoding translation initiation factor eIF-2B subunit beta, which produces MPGPDKETDLTERIEAFLSDLKRGGSGTGPLRGSAETARETTALLRRITAQARWSSAGDLMEIIRKEGRRMTAAQPPETTVGNMIRRVLKIIREEYARSRGSSEETDQQESLHKLLTSGGLSEENFRQHFAALKANVIEAINELLTELEGTTDNIAMQALEHIHSNEVIMTIGRSRTVEAFLKDAARKRKFHVIVAECAPFCQGHEMATSLSKLGIETTVIADAAIFAVMSRVNKVIIGTQTVLANGGLRAVNGTHTLALAAKHHSTPLIVCAPMFKLSPQFPNEEDTFHKFVSPHEVLPFTEGEILSKVNAHCPVFDYVPPELITLFISNIGGHAPSYIYRLMSELYHPEDHEL; this is translated from the exons ATGCCAGGCCCAGACAAAGAAACAGACCTGACGGAAAGGATTGAAGCTTTCTTGTCCGACCTGAAGCGTGGAGGGAGCGGGACAGGGCCGCTGCGGGGCTCGGCGGAGACAGCCCGAGAAACGACCGCCTTGCTCCGCAGAATCACAGCTCAGGCTCGGTGGAGCAGTGCAG gtgaTCTGATGGAAATAATCCGGAAAGAGGGCAGGAGAATGACTGCAGCCCAGCCGCCAGAGACCACTGTTGGAAACATGATCAGACGGGTGCTGAAGATCATCCGAGAGGAATATGCCAG atCTCGGGGTAGCAGTGAAGAGACAGACCAGCAGGAGTCTCTCCACAAGCTGCTGACCTCTGGAGGACTCAGTGAGGAGAACTTCAGGCAGCATTTTGCTGCCCTCAAAGCAAACGTTATCGAGGCTATCAATGAACTGCTGACTGAGCTGG AGGGAACAACAGACAACATTGCAATGCAGGCCCTGGAGCACATTCACTCCAATGAAGTCATCATGACCATCGGCCGCTCCCGCACGGTGGAGGCCTTCCTTAAAGACGCTGCACGAAAACGCAAGTTCCACGTTATCGTGGCAGAGTGTGCACCTTTTTGCCAG GGACATGAGATGGCAACCAGCCTCTCAAAACTTGGAATTGAAACAACTGTGATTGCAGACGCTGCCATATTTGCAGTCATGTCTCGTGTTAATAAG GTCATCATCGGTACGCAGACAGTTCTTGCTAACGGAGGCCTGAGGGCAGTCAACGGGACTCACACTCTGGCGCTTGCAGCCAAACATCACTCAACCCCTCTGATTGTTTGTGCTCCCATGTTCAAGCTCTCCCCTCAG TTCCCAAATGAAGAAGATACCTTTCATAAGTTTGTGTCCCCACATGAGGTGCTTCCTTTCACTGAAG gTGAAATTCTCTCAAAGGTGAACGCtcactgtcctgtgtttgactACGTCCCACCTGAGCTCATCACACTGTTCATCTCTAACATTGGAGGACACGCACCGTCATACATCTACCGACTGATGAGCGAACTTTACCACCCAGAAGACCACGAGCTCTAA